The following are from one region of the Rhodopirellula sp. P2 genome:
- a CDS encoding DUF1583 domain-containing protein, producing MQFETDFVDSKGLLRFACRLSVCVAVLWMSVDVRSADSPRTAESVMDDATALNHLIGEKTLQENAVQFLTRIDELTPAQQYEELCRWVFPGNGHGLRIEGSIARPAGTTPDVAARSWVPLSEYPESGWICCPARELITLAVKLELETELKARIVEWKPIRDDQHQAKDTLLTLLAIAESEQADVLQRLTERFAKNRPWQDQNAAEVWWADLIVLWTAVENPATTDLVGEELFGAFSGLRDFIPNAELDLTADFLCLLLDHCSARTHGSLASVPDSFDVFSRIDAASHGHGNVLPRFAMHDRGVVKVSGHELDYLVFRNPLQGNFETVAEVSTLHGAFSELMVGGIAVSPSDSRPISSVGSFAKGNREVPVNRPIEPLGGESLLRVSSSTEQVEHFFNGRRTHVDASQNSSAPWVGIRGWRRSKGRIADLRISGTPVTPPSIDLLSDSSLRGWSSYYDTDLNNGLGSWSIQEDGGSLNLVSERTSDRFGSHDEDLLVYVRPIVWDARIQYEFLYNATATAVFPCVGRTAFLMDSSGVALHQITDGMHQQAPLRPDNRTKPVSSTSPELVEGWNQVEVRFNGDRIVVSLNGKPVAEKQISAGESPTFGLFHYRDQTRAAVRNLRLSGDWHDALPEVSEQELASSLVKELEAAAEALPEHFEHDFGKGIPANVFEVDGRADRLSQLPDGIHLVRASPSDQAAIRLSGTIDGDFEITFGFKDLQLGDEEPTWHCGLGINVQLQNGQRSRLDMCIRRDRLSGLPDIAFSHNEINQHGGVKWIRGWTRRELSTSGRLRLVRRGGTIYGLFAQGDSSQFHLIGSTEIPLGPVPPLGFYNYSVGGKGMSVSGTWTEVIIRADVIDLLQPSDPAGTIEELNQSRDSMHALDIDLTTQGMLNGDWIVVDGPTEDFTETSEGILFTALGGEQTAERVAVLKPLQQTLQADIQSEFTVVKAMGNRDSGMTTETVVVLNLSEIGEEEVDPTHLTITEATLIARHMSDGRIELRPRIVGRDQAGKVKNQVLRVSVIESPDQLRIALRDQTLYYLYRVAGTEDEKLVATYKLKREVVATQAETWFIGGLNHGEMRAVLERMSIHTDPATPAKNWATAPSVVMPVENSATESPVQDSVPSRIYNSIRNWFR from the coding sequence ATGCAATTTGAAACAGATTTTGTTGATTCGAAAGGCTTGCTTCGGTTCGCTTGTCGGTTGTCCGTGTGCGTCGCTGTTCTATGGATGAGCGTCGACGTTCGCTCCGCGGACTCGCCTCGGACCGCTGAATCCGTGATGGATGATGCGACGGCACTGAATCACTTGATCGGTGAGAAAACGCTTCAAGAAAACGCGGTTCAATTCTTGACGCGAATTGATGAATTGACCCCGGCACAGCAGTATGAAGAACTATGTCGGTGGGTCTTCCCCGGCAATGGCCACGGACTCCGTATCGAAGGTTCGATTGCTCGGCCCGCGGGAACGACCCCCGATGTTGCGGCGCGAAGTTGGGTGCCGTTGTCGGAGTATCCTGAAAGTGGATGGATCTGTTGCCCGGCTCGCGAATTGATCACTTTGGCGGTGAAGTTGGAACTCGAGACAGAGTTGAAGGCGCGGATTGTGGAATGGAAACCAATTCGTGACGACCAGCATCAGGCGAAGGACACGCTGCTGACGCTGCTGGCGATTGCCGAGTCGGAGCAAGCTGATGTGCTGCAGCGACTGACCGAACGGTTCGCGAAGAATCGACCCTGGCAAGATCAGAACGCGGCCGAAGTTTGGTGGGCGGATCTGATCGTCTTGTGGACGGCCGTTGAGAACCCTGCAACCACTGATCTGGTGGGCGAAGAATTGTTCGGCGCGTTCTCTGGACTTCGGGATTTTATCCCCAACGCGGAGTTGGACCTGACGGCGGATTTCTTGTGTTTGTTGTTGGATCACTGTTCAGCGCGGACGCACGGATCGCTTGCGAGTGTTCCTGATTCGTTTGATGTGTTCAGCCGAATCGACGCTGCTTCCCATGGGCACGGGAATGTTTTGCCTCGCTTTGCAATGCATGATCGAGGCGTCGTGAAAGTCTCCGGGCATGAGCTGGACTACCTCGTCTTTCGCAATCCTCTGCAGGGCAATTTCGAAACGGTTGCTGAAGTCTCTACCCTCCACGGAGCGTTCAGTGAGCTGATGGTTGGCGGGATTGCAGTGAGCCCATCGGATTCGCGACCAATCTCGTCGGTCGGCAGCTTTGCCAAGGGGAACAGGGAGGTGCCAGTGAACAGGCCGATCGAGCCGTTGGGAGGCGAAAGCCTGTTGCGAGTGAGCAGCTCCACCGAACAAGTCGAACACTTTTTCAATGGACGGCGGACTCACGTCGATGCATCGCAGAACTCCTCGGCACCCTGGGTTGGCATCCGAGGTTGGCGTCGCTCGAAGGGACGCATCGCTGACTTGCGAATTTCGGGGACGCCAGTGACGCCGCCATCGATCGATCTGCTGAGTGATTCGTCACTGAGAGGTTGGTCCAGCTACTACGACACGGATTTGAACAACGGTCTGGGAAGTTGGAGCATCCAAGAGGACGGCGGCTCGTTGAATTTGGTCAGCGAGCGAACCAGTGATCGGTTCGGATCGCATGACGAAGACTTGCTGGTCTACGTCCGCCCCATCGTTTGGGACGCACGCATTCAGTACGAGTTTCTGTACAACGCAACTGCGACTGCCGTGTTCCCGTGTGTCGGCAGGACCGCGTTTCTGATGGATTCCTCCGGTGTTGCTCTGCATCAAATCACCGATGGAATGCATCAACAGGCGCCGCTTCGCCCCGACAACCGAACGAAACCAGTGAGCAGCACGTCACCTGAGTTGGTGGAGGGATGGAATCAGGTTGAGGTTCGATTCAACGGCGACCGCATCGTCGTGTCACTCAACGGCAAACCAGTCGCAGAGAAGCAAATCAGTGCTGGTGAGTCACCCACGTTTGGATTGTTCCACTATCGCGATCAAACTCGCGCGGCGGTCCGCAATCTGCGTCTGAGCGGCGATTGGCATGACGCGTTGCCGGAAGTATCGGAGCAGGAGCTCGCTTCCAGCCTGGTCAAAGAATTGGAAGCGGCCGCCGAAGCTCTTCCCGAACACTTCGAACATGACTTTGGAAAAGGCATTCCAGCCAACGTGTTCGAGGTCGATGGGCGGGCGGATCGTTTGTCACAGTTGCCCGATGGCATTCACTTGGTGCGAGCATCACCTTCCGATCAAGCCGCGATCCGGCTGAGCGGCACCATCGATGGTGATTTTGAAATCACCTTTGGTTTCAAAGACTTGCAACTTGGAGACGAGGAACCGACATGGCACTGCGGACTCGGGATCAACGTTCAACTGCAAAATGGACAGCGAAGTCGCCTGGACATGTGCATTCGTCGAGATCGCCTGAGTGGCTTGCCTGACATCGCGTTTTCCCACAATGAGATCAATCAACATGGTGGAGTCAAGTGGATTCGCGGGTGGACACGTCGGGAACTCTCCACGTCCGGACGCCTGCGGTTGGTCCGGCGAGGAGGAACGATCTACGGATTGTTCGCTCAAGGTGATTCATCGCAGTTTCACTTGATCGGTTCGACTGAGATCCCGCTCGGGCCCGTGCCGCCACTCGGTTTTTACAACTACAGCGTGGGCGGCAAAGGCATGAGTGTTAGCGGGACGTGGACGGAAGTCATCATCCGGGCAGACGTCATTGATCTGTTGCAACCATCAGATCCAGCCGGCACGATCGAGGAGCTGAATCAATCACGAGACAGCATGCATGCGTTGGACATCGATCTGACGACGCAGGGGATGCTGAACGGGGACTGGATCGTGGTGGATGGTCCGACAGAGGATTTTACTGAGACCTCGGAAGGGATTTTGTTCACCGCATTGGGTGGAGAACAGACCGCCGAAAGGGTCGCGGTCCTCAAGCCTTTGCAACAAACACTGCAGGCCGATATTCAATCCGAGTTCACCGTTGTCAAAGCGATGGGGAACCGTGATAGCGGCATGACAACGGAGACGGTGGTCGTGTTGAATCTATCCGAAATAGGCGAGGAAGAAGTTGATCCCACACACTTGACCATCACCGAGGCGACTTTGATCGCTCGCCACATGTCCGATGGGAGGATCGAATTGCGGCCGCGGATTGTGGGGCGTGACCAGGCTGGCAAAGTGAAGAATCAAGTTCTACGCGTTTCAGTCATTGAGTCACCCGATCAGTTACGAATCGCTTTGAGAGATCAGACCCTGTACTACCTTTACCGAGTCGCTGGAACCGAAGACGAGAAGCTGGTTGCCACCTACAAGCTGAAGCGTGAAGTGGTGGCCACCCAGGCGGAGACCTGGTTCATTGGCGGTTTGAACCACGGTGAGATGCGGGCTGTGCTAGAAAGGATGTCGATCCATACCGATCCCGCCACGCCGGCAAAGAATTGGGCCACGGCTCCCTCCGTGGTGATGCCGGTTGAGAATTCGGCGACCGAAAGCCCCGTTCAGGACAGTGTGCCTTCGCGGATTTACAACTCCATTCGCAATTGGTTTCGCTAA
- a CDS encoding RNA polymerase sigma factor — protein sequence MNNAELIDGLRNRDPSAAQYLNDCFVPSIWRFVFYRVDRDAHLAEDIVAEAVLALMSAAIADTEIENPAGWLRTVAHRRIQDHYRAAARVRHLIEDAQYQGEPTDENDPATQHDQEQQRESVREAVGVLPEHYQQVLEWKYVDQISVKVIAARLDTTEKSVQGTLFRARQALRDQLKTEPIPPSPTQCSKPCDESPRPSNPQDPPSLKSTSPSKQVSAWFFT from the coding sequence TTGAATAATGCTGAACTCATTGACGGGCTGCGAAATCGCGATCCCAGTGCAGCGCAATACCTGAACGATTGTTTTGTCCCATCGATCTGGCGTTTCGTTTTCTATCGCGTGGATCGAGATGCGCACCTAGCGGAGGACATCGTTGCGGAAGCGGTCTTGGCGTTGATGTCAGCCGCGATCGCGGACACCGAAATTGAGAACCCTGCTGGATGGCTGAGAACGGTCGCACACCGACGCATTCAAGATCATTACCGAGCTGCCGCCCGGGTTCGGCACCTGATCGAAGACGCTCAATATCAGGGTGAACCCACCGACGAAAACGACCCGGCCACGCAGCATGACCAGGAACAGCAACGCGAGAGCGTTCGTGAAGCGGTTGGCGTTTTGCCCGAACACTACCAACAAGTCCTCGAATGGAAATACGTCGACCAGATCAGCGTCAAAGTGATTGCAGCGCGTCTGGACACGACCGAGAAGAGCGTGCAAGGGACGCTGTTTCGGGCTCGCCAAGCCTTGCGTGATCAATTGAAAACCGAACCGATTCCTCCGTCGCCGACACAATGCTCCAAGCCATGCGATGAGTCCCCACGCCCATCCAATCCCCAAGATCCCCCCTCCCTGAAATCAACGTCACCATCCAAACAGGTATCGGCTTGGTTTTTCACGTAA